A genomic region of Gossypium hirsutum isolate 1008001.06 chromosome D01, Gossypium_hirsutum_v2.1, whole genome shotgun sequence contains the following coding sequences:
- the LOC107922008 gene encoding short-chain dehydrogenase/reductase family 42E member 1 isoform X2 → MHLSENEGIEGNTFVVTGGLGFVGSALCLELIRRGARQVRSFDLRHHSPWSLQLTNHGVRCLQGDLTSKKDVENALRGANCVFHLASYGMSGKEMLQFSRVDQVNINGTCHVLEACLEFGITRLVYVSTYNVVFGGKEIVNGNEALPYFPIDDHFDPYGRSKSIAEQVVLKYNGRPLKNNIGKCLYTCAVRPAAIYGPGEERHLPRIVSMAKLGLVPFKIGNSNVKTDWVYVDNLLLALLLASMRLLDDIPGKEGRPVAAGQPYFISDGSPINTFEFIQPLLKSLDYDLPKSWLAVSHALYLAKIFWAVYSMLYPLLNRWWLPQPFILPAEVYKVGLTHYFSYLKAQQELGYVPMVSPREGMAATISYWQDRKNKSLDGPTIYHFA, encoded by the exons ATGCACTTGAGCGAAAATGAAGGCATCGAAGGCAACACCTTCGTGGTCACCGGTGGTCTGGGCTTCGTCGGCTCTGCCCTTTGCTTGGAGCTCATCCGCAGAGGTGCTCGCCAAGTTCGCTCCTTTGACCTCCGCCATCATTCCCCTTGGTCCCTCCAACTGACCAACCACGGCGTCCGCTGCCTCCAAG GCGATCTTACCTCGAAGAAAGATGTTGAAAATGCTCTTCGTGGTGCCAATTGCGTTTTTCACCTGGCTTCCTACGGCATGTCAGGGAAAGAAATGCTTCAGTTCTCTCGTGTTGACCAGGTGAATATCAATGGAACCTGCCATGTCTTGGAGGCTTGCCTTGAATTTGGGATCACTAGGCTTGTTTATGTCAGCACATATAATGTTGTGTTTGGTGGAAAGGAGATTGTCAATGGCAATGAGGCCTTGCCCTATTTCCCTATTGATGATCACTTTGATCCCTATGGTCGAAGTAAATCAATTGCCGAGCAGGTGGTTCTTAAGTACAACGGCCGCCCTTTAAA GAATAATATTGGAAAATGTCTTTATACCTGTGCTGTTCGTCCAGCTGCTATATATGGACCCGGTGAAGAGCGACACCTCCCTAGGATAGTATCTATGGCAAAATTAGGCTTGGTGCCATTCAAAATAGGTAATTCTAATGTGAAAACAGACTGGGTTTATGTGGATAACCTGCTACTCGCTCTACTATTGGCAAGCATGAGACTTTTAGATGACATTCCTGGAAAAGAAGGGCGTCCAGTTGCAGCTGGCCAGCCATACTTCATATCTGATG GGTCTCCAATCAACACTTTTGAATTCATCCAACCACTTCTAAAAAGTTTAGATTATGACTTGCCAAAGTCCTGGCTCGCTGTTTCGCATGCTCTTTATCTAGCTAAGATTTTCTGGGCTGTATACTCAATGTTATATCCTTTATTGAATCGGTGGTGGCTTCCTCAGCCCTTCATTCTTCCTGCTGAAGTATATAAG GTTGGTCTTACCCATTACTTCTCATACCTTAAAGCACAGCAAGAGCTTGGATATGTTCCAATGGTGAGTCCTCGGGAAGGCATGGCAGCAACTATATCATATTGGCAGGATAGGAAAAACAAAAGTTTGGACGGACCTACAATATAT CATTTTGCTTAG
- the LOC107922008 gene encoding short-chain dehydrogenase/reductase family 42E member 1 isoform X1, translating to MHLSENEGIEGNTFVVTGGLGFVGSALCLELIRRGARQVRSFDLRHHSPWSLQLTNHGVRCLQGDLTSKKDVENALRGANCVFHLASYGMSGKEMLQFSRVDQVNINGTCHVLEACLEFGITRLVYVSTYNVVFGGKEIVNGNEALPYFPIDDHFDPYGRSKSIAEQVVLKYNGRPLKNNIGKCLYTCAVRPAAIYGPGEERHLPRIVSMAKLGLVPFKIGNSNVKTDWVYVDNLLLALLLASMRLLDDIPGKEGRPVAAGQPYFISDGSPINTFEFIQPLLKSLDYDLPKSWLAVSHALYLAKIFWAVYSMLYPLLNRWWLPQPFILPAEVYKVGLTHYFSYLKAQQELGYVPMVSPREGMAATISYWQDRKNKSLDGPTIYVWGIILIGMISLFASGWFPPIGPVPLLRSIGLMLFRSMFGIRLAFCLATAAHIGEGMYAWRLAKRVDPDNATGWFWQTFALGFPSLRLLLKRAKKVA from the exons ATGCACTTGAGCGAAAATGAAGGCATCGAAGGCAACACCTTCGTGGTCACCGGTGGTCTGGGCTTCGTCGGCTCTGCCCTTTGCTTGGAGCTCATCCGCAGAGGTGCTCGCCAAGTTCGCTCCTTTGACCTCCGCCATCATTCCCCTTGGTCCCTCCAACTGACCAACCACGGCGTCCGCTGCCTCCAAG GCGATCTTACCTCGAAGAAAGATGTTGAAAATGCTCTTCGTGGTGCCAATTGCGTTTTTCACCTGGCTTCCTACGGCATGTCAGGGAAAGAAATGCTTCAGTTCTCTCGTGTTGACCAGGTGAATATCAATGGAACCTGCCATGTCTTGGAGGCTTGCCTTGAATTTGGGATCACTAGGCTTGTTTATGTCAGCACATATAATGTTGTGTTTGGTGGAAAGGAGATTGTCAATGGCAATGAGGCCTTGCCCTATTTCCCTATTGATGATCACTTTGATCCCTATGGTCGAAGTAAATCAATTGCCGAGCAGGTGGTTCTTAAGTACAACGGCCGCCCTTTAAA GAATAATATTGGAAAATGTCTTTATACCTGTGCTGTTCGTCCAGCTGCTATATATGGACCCGGTGAAGAGCGACACCTCCCTAGGATAGTATCTATGGCAAAATTAGGCTTGGTGCCATTCAAAATAGGTAATTCTAATGTGAAAACAGACTGGGTTTATGTGGATAACCTGCTACTCGCTCTACTATTGGCAAGCATGAGACTTTTAGATGACATTCCTGGAAAAGAAGGGCGTCCAGTTGCAGCTGGCCAGCCATACTTCATATCTGATG GGTCTCCAATCAACACTTTTGAATTCATCCAACCACTTCTAAAAAGTTTAGATTATGACTTGCCAAAGTCCTGGCTCGCTGTTTCGCATGCTCTTTATCTAGCTAAGATTTTCTGGGCTGTATACTCAATGTTATATCCTTTATTGAATCGGTGGTGGCTTCCTCAGCCCTTCATTCTTCCTGCTGAAGTATATAAG GTTGGTCTTACCCATTACTTCTCATACCTTAAAGCACAGCAAGAGCTTGGATATGTTCCAATGGTGAGTCCTCGGGAAGGCATGGCAGCAACTATATCATATTGGCAGGATAGGAAAAACAAAAGTTTGGACGGACCTACAATATATGTATGGGGAATTATTTTGATTGGAATGATTTCACTTTTTGCTAGTGGTTGGTTCCCACCCATAGGACCAGTGCCACTCCTTAGATCAATTGGACTTATGTTATTTCGGTCAATGTTTGGAATACGGCTAGCATTTTGCTTAGCTACTGCAGCACATATCGGAGAAGGCATGTACGCGTGGCGGTTGGCAAAAAGAGTGGATCCTGATAATGCAACAGGATGGTTCTGGCAGACTTTTGCACTTGGGTTTCCCTCTTTGAGGCTATTGTTGAAGAGAGCTAAAAAAGTTGCGTGA
- the LOC107922009 gene encoding AT-hook motif nuclear-localized protein 10 has product MSGSETGMMASREPYSLGMQQKSPVASQPAIQNMRLAFRADGTAVYKPITPASLTYQPASGDGGAEGSAGGPAVTQEQGQALNMSMSMGSEPLKRKRGRPRKYGPESTMPLALIPAPSSVSVTQSNSGGGFPSPTPPPPPSGGSASSPTSGKKARGRPPGSCNKKHQLEALGSPRVGFTPHVITVKVGEDVSSKIMSFSQHGPRAVCILSANGAISNVTLCQPATSGGTVTYEGRFEILSLSGSFLLSENGGQRSRTGGLSVSLSGPDGRVLGGGVAGLLTAASPVQVVVGSFITDNRKEAKSTYQMEGLSAPPKVAPGVTSSPSHGTLSESSGGPGSPVNQSMGTCNNNNNNNPQGMSNFPWK; this is encoded by the exons ATGTCGGGATCTGAGACGGGAATGATGGCGAGTAGAGAGCCCTACAGCTTGGGCATGCAACAGAAGAGTCCGGTGGCGTCACAACCGGCGATACAGAACATGCGTTTAGCCTTTAGGGCTGACGGAACAGCTGTGTACAAGCCCATCACTCCCGCCTCACTCACATATCAGCCAGCTTCCGGCGATGGTGGGGCGGAGGGGTCCGCTGGTGGACCTGCAGTCACTCAAGAACAAGGGCAAGCTCTGAACATGAGCATGAGCATGGGGAGCGAACCCTTGAAGAGGAAGAGAGGGAGGCCCAGGAAGTATGGGCCGGAAAGTACCATGCCTTTGGCTCTTATACCAGCTCCTTCCTCTGTCAGCGTAACCCAATCTAATAGTGGAGGAGGATTCCCCTCACCAACTCCTCCGCCACCTCCTTCAGGAGGATCAGCCTCTTCACCAACTTCAGGAAAGAAAGCTAGGGGAAGACCGCCTGGTTCCTGCAATAAGAAGCATCAACTTGAAGCTCTTG GATCACCCAGAGTTGGATTTACGCCCCATGTTATCACTGTTAAAGTGGGAGAg GATGTATCGTCAAAAATAATGTCATTTTCTCAGCATGGTCCCAGAGCTGTTTGCATCCTCTCAGCAAATGGAGCCATATCAAATGTAACTCTTTGCCAACCAGCAACATCTGGTGGAACTGTAACTTATGAG GGGCGATTTGAAATTCTGTCACTGTCTGGTTCATTTCTTCTGTCAGAAAATGGTGGTCAGCGGAGCAGAACTGGAGGGTTAAGTGTGTCATTGTCTGGCCCAGATGGTCGTGTTTTAGGTGGTGGTGTAGCTGGCCTTCTAACAGCTGCATCTCCTGTTCAG GTGGTTGTGGGTAGTTTTATTACAGACAATCGAAAGGAAGCAAAGTCAACATACCAGATGGAAGGCCTATCTGCCCCACCAAAGGTTGCTCCAGGGGTTACCAGCTCACCTTCACATGGTACTCTAAGTGAATCCTCAGGTGGGCCTGGTAGCCCGGTTAACCAGAGCATGGGAACCtgcaataataacaacaataataaccCACAAGGCATGTCAAACTTTCCATGGAAGTAA